The following DNA comes from Brassica oleracea var. oleracea cultivar TO1000 chromosome C5, BOL, whole genome shotgun sequence.
GAAGGGTAAATTAAACCACACAGTACTGACTCTTTGTATTAATGTGTGAACCAGTTCTTAAGTTTTCTGAACTTTGTTCATTTTCTACAGAGAAGAGCAAGCCAGGGCAAAGAGACTGGCCCGCTTCAAGGGTGAACTGGACCCTGTTCCAGCCCGACCTGTTGATACTCAACTTGCTAAATCAGCTGTAAATAAAACTGAAGCTTCTGGACAACAAGCAAATATTCAATTCACAGGAATCAAATAGGGATGTCCTCAAGGGAGATGCTTTGTCTGATTTTGAAAGCTCGGAGCAGCCTTCTCTTATCGTTGGATTATGCCCTGACATGTGTCCTGGTAAGCATAAGCTTGAGACATGCTTATAAAACGACAGCTGAGTGTAGTCTTTGGTTATTTAATCTGATTAGAAAAGAAATGAGTTTAACAATTGATATCTAATTCGAGGGAGTAATGTGATTGTAGAACAAATGTATTGAGGAACTTTTTTTTTCATCTTCTCAGAGTCAGAACGGGGGGAGCGTGAAAGGAAGGGTGACTTGGACCATTATGAGCGTGTGGATGGAGATAGGAACCAGACGAGCAAATCCCTTGCTGTGAAGAAAGTAAGTTTACCTTTTTCAAATCAATTAAGCGTCAGATTCTTTCTTAAGATGACATATGCTAGACCACCCATTCACTATGTTGTATATCTGCCTTTGTATAGTATACCAGGACGGTGGAGCGAGAAGCCATTTTGATACGACCCATGCCAATCCTGCAGAATACCATGGAATATTTGCTGAGTTTGCTAGACCGCCCTTACAATGAAAACTTTCTTGGCATGTATAATTTCCTATGGGATAGGATGAGAGCTATTCGAATGGATCTAAGAATGCAACATATATTCAACCGAGAAGCTATTACTTTACTGGAGCAAATGGTCTGTGATTTCTGATCTTATATAGAGCCCATTAAACATGATGATAAGCGATGTTCTGTGTTGAATGTGTGTTTCTTACTATTGATTTCCTTGTTACAGATAAGACTTCACATCATTGCAATGCATGAGCTATGTGAATATACTAAAGGAGAGGGCTTTTCGGAGGGGTTTGATGCACACCTGAATATTGAGCAGATGAACAAGACATCTGTTGAGTTGTTTCAAATGTATGATGATCACAGGAAGAGAGGAACAACTATTCCTACAGAAAAAGAGTTCCGTGGCTATTATGCTCTTCTCAAACTCGACAAGCACCCTGGCTACAAGGTAAGTATCTTTTTTGGGTGAAATTTGCGGTCAAATTATAACCTGACTATAAATTCTTCCTGTTAGGTTGAACCGTCTGAGCTTTCTCTTGATCTTGCCAACATGACTCCAGAAATAAGGCAAACTTCAGAAGTTCTCTTTGCCCGCAGTGTAGCCAGGTAGTTCCTTGAACTTGTTTTGGGTGTTCATTTGTTAATGTGATCTAAGTACTAAAACCAGTTGTTGCAATTACAGAGCTTGTAGAACTGGCAACTTCATTGCCTTCTTTCGCCTCGCACGAAAAGCAAGTTATCTTCAAGCATGTCTAATGCATGCTCATTTTTCAAAGGTAGGCGCTTATTTGTGGTGAATTACCGTATTGGTGTGTGGTTAATTCACCGAGATCTAAGTTTTAAAATGTTTCATCAGCTAAGAACTCAGGCGCTTGCTTCTCTGCACGCGGGTCTCCTAAATAATCAGGGTCTCCCAGTTTCAGATACTTCAAAGTGGATAGGGATGGAGGTAATTTTCCATCTGTTTGCCACTTAATGCCTCTCTTTCGTGGTCTATCACAGAGAAATTGCTAGAGGTGTTACATTTTTCTTCCGGTGATGGAATACAGGAAGAGGACATAGAAGCCCTGCTGGAGTACCATGGATTTTCGATAAAAGTGTTTGAAGAGCCATACATGGTAAAGGGTGACCTGTTTCTCCATGCTGATAAGGACTATAAAACAAAATGCTCCAAACTTGTTCACCTGAAAAAGTCAAGAACCATTGTGGAAGATGTTTCTGCTCCATCGATAGAAGATGTTTTTGCTCCCTCTCCGTTGTCAGACAGAAGCAAATAAAGGATATCAACAGGAAACACCGCCTCCTCAAAGTCTTAAGAAACAAACATCACTGCGTCTAGTTGATAAAGTAATGACCGATTCCAAGACTTCCCTCTTACTGGAGGAGGACAAGCCAATGAGGACATCTGTTATAAATCCAGTGCGGCCATCTGATGAAAAACCAGCAGTAGATCAACAAAACCGAAATCACTTTACACCGGCTGGTGAATTTCATTCTCCTGGATTTCCTCAAGCTGAATCCTTGAATTTGAAGAAACAACCTAATGGCGGCCACACTAGTACATCTCCCGCGGAAATTAAATTTCCATTTGCAGAGCATATGCAAACGAATCTTATGCCCGGTTCTATTTTGCAACAAAGTCCGTTTGCAGTGCACATGCAAACGAATCTAGTGCATGGACCTACTTTGCAACAAAGTCCGAAGTCTATGCTATGGAGAGTGTGCCTGTAACTACCATTTCAGAGTCTCCAACGCGTGTAGAAAACATATCTGCTTTGGAAGAATCAGTACCTGAAGCTGCGATGACTGTTACCTTGGAAGAGGGTTTCGATGACATTGAACAGGAAGACGAGGATGGACATGAGGACATCACAAGTCAGTATGAAGAGGAAGTGGCGAAGGCTAAGCTCAAGTTGATCATAAGGTCTACCAGCTCATGCAAGTTGATTCTTGGTTTATGTTACTTTTTGTTTAACTTTTCTTTTCTAAAATCTTCACAGATTATGGAAGCGGTGGTCTTCACGTCAAAGTGAATTGCGGGAGCGTCGACAAGTAGCTGCAGCTGCTGCACTGAATTCTCTAACCCTGGGCACCCCTATCCGACTCAGCAAAACTGATGTAAGTTTCAGTTTTCTTCCCTGTAACATGTGCTGGTCATTGCTTTTTGTCAAGGGAGCAATAAAAGTGTTTTAAGTCATTTACTATTGAGGTTGGTAGTCTAATTTCGGTTCTCGCGTCATACACAGCACTAGAGGGCGTGCGGTGAGTTTGACATTGATCAAGCGATGAAGAGGAGATTTGAAGAACGGGAAAAATCATGGTCAAGGCTGAATATTTCAGATGTGGTAGCTGATACATTAGTCGAAAGGAATCCAGACTCAAAATGCATATGGTGGAAGGTTATCCTATGTACTCAGAGTAAATCAGTTGACACATCAAGTCAAAACACACATTCAGCAGCCACTCGATGGTTATCATCAAAGCTTATCCCTGACACAGAACATAGTATCTCCGATGATAATCTACTGTTTTCATCTCCCGGTGTGTCGGTATGGAATAAATGGGTTGCAAGTGGGTCTGATTCAGATTCCAGATGCTGTCTCTCAGTAGCTAGGGATGTAGAAGCTGATAATGATCCACGTGGCGCAAGTGCAGTTCTCTTCCTTGCATCTAAAAGCATCCCTCTGAATCTCCAGAGAGAACATCTTAACCGCATTCTCGAATCAGTACCTAACCGTTCACTCCTTCCCCTTCTCGTTCTAACCAGCTCAAGCAATGGAGAAAGCGTGGGTCCCGATACAAATCTCGTCTCTGAGCTAGGCCTCCATGATATCAACAAATCAAAGATAGCAAGCTTCATCACCGTCGTTTCTATCGCTCTAATTACTCCCAGAAGGGACACGAAGTTCGTTTTTTCAGCGATTCGCGGCTAAGGGACGGACTCAAATGGCTCGCGGGAAATTCACCTCCGCTACCAAATCTTCATCACGTTAAACCGCGGGAACTTGTTCTGACGCATTTTAGTTTTTCTCTAGAGTTGCTTAAGCAGATGTCGGATCAGGAAGTTGGTCCGAACATATGCATATCAGCCTTCAACGAGGCGCTGGAAACATCTAAAAGAAACATCACTTCTGCTGCTGAAGCAAATTCGATCTGTTGGCCTGGCCCTGAGACAATGTTGCTCGACGGTAATAGAAAAGAACATTTAATGGCGAAGAGGTATCTACCTGAACTAGACTGGAGCAGTGCAGAGAGCATCGAACAACTCAACTCCGTTCTCGAGAACTGTAAGCTTCCTTGTTTTGAAGATGATTTTAAATGGTTAACACTAGGATGTGCTTCAGGCGCTGAGATAGAGAACTACACGCAACGGCTTGAGGGATGCTTAGTTGAGTACTTGACACAGACAAGCAATCTCATGGGAGACTCGTTAGCCAGCAAAGAAGCGGGAGTGATGCTACAAAGAAACACTAGACTCGAACTCCATAACTCAAGCTACTACCATATCATCCCGAGATGGATCGGGATCTTCCAGAGGATCTTCAGCTGGCGGATAATCGGCGTGCTAGATTCATCTTCTTCCTCAGCTTACGTACTCAAGTCCGATCTCACCATGTCAGCTTCAAGCTATGCTGATAAGTTCTTGTCGGAAGATTCATCTTCTCGTCCAAATCTTCCATTGCTTCACGAAATGGTCCAAATCAGCTGCACCCCCTTGAAGTCGTCTCCTAAAGTAGAATCGGTTCAGACAGAGAGGCTTGTTGATGATCATAGAGACATAGATGAGTCGATGTTAGAGAAGAGTAGAGAAGCTTCAAGAAGGATTGATATGATGATAACTGAGTATGATGATGAGTTAGCTGCGGAGAAGAAGACGGTGAAGGATAGAGAGAGTGAGAGATTAAATGAATTGTTGGAGAAATGTAACTTGGTACAGAACAGCATAGCCGAGAAGCTCTGCATTTACTTTTGAACTTTTCTTCATCCCTTTTGTCGTTAATCTTGTTGTTTACTTTAACTTGCTATATGTGTTGAATCTGTGACATAGAGTACAGAAGAAACAACCATCATCATCATTCATTATACAGGTTTTTTAACTGTACAGTGATAATTGTGATATCATATGTGTCCTATTCTCATGCTGTAACCACAGTTTGTATGATTCCGCTTTCTAAAAACAAACATAGATTTTTGGACAAATCGATGACTTACTTTTCTCGTTTCATTTTCTGTAACGGGTCGGGTATCTCAAACATTTTCCTGACCCGGTAAGCTTTCAAGAAAGTATCGTTTCAGTTAATAAATGGATTAATGGGCTTGATGTCTCTATTGGGCCTTTCTTACACATGGATTAACTATCACTTAAGTCTTCAACTGAAATTTTGGCTTCATGGGCTTTTTTTTGTTTTTTGACCACAGGCTTAATGGGCTTTATGAAATTAATAGGATTATGATAGAACACTTTGGTAAGTGGAGGACCCACAACCACGAGAGTAGAACTGATCACATATCCAAAAGTTAAGAGCATCCACATTGCAACGACCAATTTTTGTGTCCTTAACTTAGTTTATTAATATTGTTAAGTTAAGATACATAGTTAAGGACAATAGCTAAAATTAAAATTATTGGTAGGACCATTTTAAATCTCTTAGTTAATTAATTTTTTTAAATAGAAAATGAGATATATTAAACATATAACATTAAAATAGAAACATAATTTATTAAACAAAGTTGAAAAAACAAATTACAAAGAAAAGCCATTGAAAAAACAACAAATTACAAACAAAAAAGAACCCATTAATAAAACATAAACATTCAAATATTAAAAACAAAAAGGAAACTTCAATTCATATAAATTTAAACATTATACATTAAATTTGATTCCCAAATTTATTCCATATATTTTCAATCAAATCGTGTTTTAGTTGTCGATTAACTGGTCGTTCCCTAACTCTTGCTCGACGATCATTTTACAGGATAGCCACACTACAACAATATGACAAAATAATTTTACAATAATATGACAAGATCAAGAGTCCATCAACATGTTTTGTTACAGATAGCCACACTACAACGTGATCTCATGTCCATCAACAAGATCATTTTACAAAAAGGTCATCACATGTTCATCAACAAGTTCATCAAAAGCCTAAACCATTCCCATACATAACAACAGCCGTGATCATTACTTAAACATAAGCATGATTCCTATTAAAACTATTAGGGTTTTCTGCAAAAAACCCTCAATGTGGTTTTTTTTTGCAAATTAATCCGCGAACTCAAAAACCCACGGGTCAACCCTCCAAGTGCCAGTCAAACCGCAATATAACTCTCGGCCGTATTTATGTGTATTTGACTGTGTATAATTTTAATATTTTTTCAATACTATGTCGTTTTGGCGCTAACTTTTTAATGAAAAAAAATTGTTGAACTCGTGGTTTGAAATTTGAACCTTAAATACCATGTACATGCTATATAACCATCTCGACCAACAAATATATTTGTTTACTTAACAAACGCAATTATATAGATTTCTAAAACGAAATGACCTTGTTTTTCTCGGACATGCGACCTTGCGTAAATGCACAATGAAGGTGGGGTTCAACAAATTTTTTTCATTAAAAAATTAGCGCCAAAATGACTTAGTATTGACAAAATGTTAAAATTATACACAGTCAAATACACATAAATATGGCCGAGGGTTATATTGCGGTTTGACTGGCACTTGGAGGGTTGACCCGTGAGTTTTTGAGTTCGCGGATTAATTTGCAAAAAAAAACCACATTGAGGGTTTTTTTGCAGAAAACCAAACTTTACAATAACCATTCCACCTACAAAGTACTCAAACCCATCAGAAGACCTTGATCTCTCCTTACCTAGATCAGACACTATCTTCTCAAGCCTAAGAACCTTCTGCTCAGTCTCATAGTCACTCAAAAGGGTAAGATTATCTACCTTTTCAGCCAGTTGAAGAACATGTTGATCTCTCGCTCTCATCTCCTCCATGACGGCATTATCCCACCATTTCCAAACATGACACTCCCCATCACCTACATTCGCACATGTGTAGTATCTTCTACCTGTGGATTGCAAACAAACTGTTAGATCATTAAAAAGATAATTCAACGAAGTGCAACGAGTAGGAAGTAATTTAACCTGGATCTAACCCATAACGGTTAGACGTTGCAAGCACAGGCTTAGCACCACAGTAACATGTCTGCGGGAATCCGAACTCAACCTCGGGTTGTGGAGGGTACTCAACCCGTGAACGAGCATTGTTTCGTATCTCAACTTGGTCACGTCAGATTAGATCATCAGTTTCGCTGTGCCCACTGTCGAGTGAGTTCCGAAGAAGACATCAAGTTAATCTAGTTAACTTTATTTCTCATAATTATTTACAATTACATTTAGTTTATGAGTTTCAAAACCATGAGTGAACGCGTGAACGTCTTTATCAAATAAGAACTCATCATTCAATCACATAACAACCAAGAATTATTTCTCAAAATCATCTACTTATCAGATTAATGCTAAGCGCACACACACCAATCCATTGAAATCACCACAGACTACGAGTTACAATCACCTAGTTACAAAACATATATCATTCAATCACATAACAGCCAAGAATACAATCAATTGGCCACATGACGAGTTAGATCAACCAAAAAAAAAATCTCAGACCGACGGACATGCAATCAGAGAAACCCAGATACAGACGAGCTAAATCGACAAAATAAAGCTCTAAAATCTCAAAGCGAAAGACATGCAAGCAGCGAAACCCAATCGACATATACATACTCTAAACCACAAAACGACGGATAAAGGATTGAGCGATACCTGGTTTTAGTTTCCAATCGGCGGAGAGATCGGTGGAGTGAGGGAGAACAGATCGGCGGCGAGATCGGTTGGGTGAATTCGTCAGAGAGAAACGCAGAGAGAGAGGCAGAGAGAAAGGCGGAGTGAGAGGCGGAGCGAAACGAGGAGAGAGAGGCTTTTCGTTCGGCGGAATTCGTCTAGAGGCGTTGAACCGTTGAGAGAGAAGAAAAGAGAGAAGAGAAGAGAAGAGAGAAGAGAAGAGAGAATGATGTCGATACGGTAACTCGACGGTCTCTCCCTATTTCCTCTTTCCCCTATTTTGCTGACACGTGGCCTTAACATACGTTTCCTAAAAACTTTAACTTAAGATACGTTTTGCAAAGTTTTCATTTAGTTTAGATTTAAATTTCGAAATTAATGTCCTAAGGACGCGGCTTAAGACCGCGATAATGATGCTCTAAGGAATCGTAGGACCTAGTTAAAGACAGTGGCCCCATATCCATCACTCCTTTGCGTGACAGCTACGTTTCTTCGGTTTGGGGTCTTCTTTATTTGTTTCCATATATAGATAGTATTGTTACTAAAAGAAGCGACTCGTCTGTCTTTAGACAGTAAAGCACATGTACGCGCAAAAATTCTTGCACTGCACTCAAATACAAAGCACAGAATACTTTTTTTTGATAAATACAAAGCACAGAATATTCTGCAGTCCTTATATGATATTTCTCCCCTCCCACGAATGCCCTTTGTTTAAGTTATCTTTTTATTACATCTATTTTATTAATTAAACTATTCTTTTAGCATACCGAGTCGGTTTCGATTTTCAGTTTTTCTTTGCAAATATTTTTAGTTGAACTTGAAAAAACTGTCACAATAACGACTCGTGTTGGTGTAAGCATGCATCTCTGATCTCTTTTTCGTTTTTGGAAAGCTAACAAGCCTTTAGTATCTGAAGCACTTTAAACCAAAGAATGGAAGTAATCAATAGATTTGGTTAATACATTTATATGAGAATGACATGGCATGCGTGAAGAATGGAAGTAACGTACACATTTTTCTTAATTTTGAAATGTGGAGTGAGTCTCGCACACTTTCTTAACTAGTTCAGTTGGTATGATGTTATCGCAAGATGGTAGACTTGAAACATCTTTTTTTTTGTGCAACAGACTTGAAACATGTAGATCTATTCTATAAGAACTTTTGTTTTTTTTTTCTTATCGAACTACATGAAAACCGTATGCTTTACAATTTTAGAACAAAGTTGTTATTCTAATTATAGAACTTTATTAAAAAAAAACCGCCGGCACAATCAACTAAACGACAGCAAAGCAAATTGATAAGCACAATCTAAAAACTCGCCCCCAATTTAGACTTATTCTTGGGTTCACCCCCTAGGGTGAACCTCTAGGTTCACCGACCAATAGGATTGTGTTATTTCATATTCGATATCTTTTAAAAAGAGAAACAAAATATTGTCAAATTAATATTATCTTTTTAAAATTAAAAGGTAAGAAGAAATAAAAAAAACTAGTACTAGTTACAAAAAAAAAATTAACGTAGTCAACAAAACATTAAACCCTAAATCCTAATCCCTAAACCCTAAACTCTTGGGTCAACCTTAAACTCTAGGATAAATCTTAAACTCTAAATCAAAATCACTAAGCACTAAAACACTCAAGTG
Coding sequences within:
- the LOC106294928 gene encoding LOW QUALITY PROTEIN: uncharacterized protein LOC106294928 (The sequence of the model RefSeq protein was modified relative to this genomic sequence to represent the inferred CDS: inserted 4 bases in 2 codons; deleted 2 bases in 1 codon; substituted 1 base at 1 genomic stop codon), producing the protein MAFKPFGKDVGPAMSSKQPSPFTTFGASDPTQSTRCLLVLFVILGLCSLFLGGLSCSDSPIQPPTYQNHSGYAGPSFGPGGIQSGPPIQRAPSPSASQNPSPRGLQSSPAMNRTSPPVAFQNPSHSSGQSYRPGGTQRSPGPVNVHWGPEAFPRPIPSVRPYQFPGVQRPTLNPQFGHDESRNFQKDHSERSLATSSASTSHTLSRSGTDVVEIGRSQDSKRKSRSDVLPDRSLGVSRRNHSPGSGFGIGRLVDDFQQSSSQTWIRSPSSADNNPVRSRIIPNRLIHQEQSPSSSFPYANEAAEIQEATKRKSSAIAPSDSFLHNNPVFSQDDTRRSSTSPPGTKSFMLSRSSDSQFTGQSSVNNFSNAVKTSSSPATKRTRSPPFYPVEDDIQGNSFLSQSFTEGEEQARAKRLARFKGELDPVPARPVDTQLAKSAVNKTXKLLDNKQIFNSQESNRDVLKGDALSDFESSEQPSLIVGLCPDMCPESERGERERKGDLDHYERVDGDRNQTSKSLAVKKYTRTVEREAILIRPMPILQNTMEYLLSLLDRPYNENFLGMYNFLWDRMRAIRMDLRMQHIFNREAITLLEQMIRLHIIAMHELCEYTKGEGFSEGFDAHLNIEQMNKTSVELFQMYDDHRKRGTTIPTEKEFRGYYALLKLDKHPGYKVEPSELSLDLANMTPEIRQTSEVLFARSVARACRTGNFIAFFRLARKASYLQACLMHAHFSKLRTQALASLHAGLLNNQGLPVSDTSKWIGMEEEDIEALLEYHGFSIKVFEEPYMVKGDLFLHADKDYKTKCSKLVHLKKSRTIVEDVSAPSIEDVFAPSPLSXTEANKGYQQETPPPQSLKKQTSLRLVDKVMTDSKTSLLLEEDKPMRTSVINPVRPSDEKPAVDQQNRNHFTPAGEFHSPGFPQAESLNLKKQPNGGHTSTSPAEIKFPFAEHMQTNLMPGSILQQSPFAVPMESVPVTTISESPTRVENISALEESVPEAAMTVTLEEGFDDIEQEDEDGHEDITSQYEEEVAKAKLKLIIRLWKRWSSRQSELRERRQVAAAAALNSLTLGTPIRLSKTDHXRACGEFDIDQAMKRRFEEREKSWSRLNISDVVADTLVERNPDSKCIWWKVILCTQSKSVDTSSQNTHSAATRWLSSKLIPDTEHSISDDNLLFSSPGVSVWNKWVASGSDSDSRCCLSVARDVEADNDPRGASAVLFLASKSIPLNLQREHLNRILESVPNRSLLPLLVLTSSSNGESVGPDTNLVSELGLHDINKSKIASFITVVSIANYSQKGHEVRFFSDSRLRDGLKWLAGNSPPLPNLHHVKPRELVLTHFSFSLELLKQMSDQEVGPNICISAFNEALETSKRNITSAAEANSICWPGPETMLLDGNRKEHLMAKRYLPELDWSSAESIEQLNSVLENCKLPCFEDDFKWLTLGCASGAEIENYTQRLEGCLVEYLTQTSNLMGDSLASKEAGVMLQRNTRLELHNSSYYHIIPRWIGIFQRIFSWRIIGVLDSSSSSAYVLKSDLTMSASSYADKFLSEDSSSRPNLPLLHEMVQISCTPLKSSPKVESVQTERLVDDHRDIDESMLEKSREASRRIDMMITEYDDELAAEKKTVKDRESERLNELLEKCNLVQNSIAEKLCIYF